In the Triticum aestivum cultivar Chinese Spring unplaced genomic scaffold, IWGSC CS RefSeq v2.1 scaffold8045, whole genome shotgun sequence genome, CCTGACTTCCACTACTACATTCCATAGTTCAGCTTTTGGATCTTGAACATAGAAAACCTGCTGCACCTGGGAAGAAAATACAAAAGGATCATCCTCTAACTGATCTCCTGTGTGTATTTTCCGAGACTTGTTCACAAGAATGAACCCAAACTCATCGGTTTGAATGCCAACTTTGTGGTAGACATCATACCAATCACAATTAAAGAACACCACCTTGTAATCATTATAGGACAATTCAAATATGTCAGTTAATCTGCCATAATATCGAACACCATTTTCTGCAATGTTCACTACACCACTATTTTGTGTGACATGCCCTGAGTCATGACTCATCGTGTGAAACCTGAAGCCGTTGATGACATAGCCACTGTAGCGCACCCCATATCTCTTTGGCTTTGCAGCCAAAGCTCTTACCTTTTCTGTTATATTTGGCCCATCACTTTGTAAAACCTGGATGTGCAATTAGTTAAATTCAGGTGCCTATATAATTCACAGTACATGAATATGGTAAAATGTACCTTTTGTTCCAACCAGTCAGCAAAGTGTCCATTAATTAACTTAGTGCTATCAGCTTCTGTCAATTTAGCTGACTCACATCGTTTGCTATTCTCTTCGGCCACAAATTCTCTGTAACAATTAGATTATATATATTAGAACTTTTCGGCAAACTCTAAACAAAAAGATTAAAGATATTATACATACTTGCGGAAATCTGCAAGTTCATCACAATGTCGTAAGACATATCGATGTGCTTGAATTAGAAGACGGCTATTAAACTGCCCAACCGGGATAGCCTTTCCAATTGGTTCACCAGCACTATTGAACATGTACAAATCTTTTATCTTTTCTGACGGAGCAGGGTTTCTTGATGGTCTTGTAAAACGTGTAGTTCCTTCTAGAAATCTTGAACAAAAGGTCAAGCATTCTTGGGCAAGATACCCTTCGGCAATTGAACCTTCAGGAAATGCTCTATTGCGCACAAGTGCTTTCAGCC is a window encoding:
- the LOC123177562 gene encoding uncharacterized protein — protein: MHIEKNVFDNLIGTLLNIDSKTKDGLNARLDLAEIGENGIRHDLHPVEDNNGKTVLPDAPFTMSRKQQEVLCSVMHNIRTSDGYASNFSRHVNMKDCTISGLKSHDCHVILEDILPLALRSCYPHKEVMTVVIGLSNFFKKLCSKVLDVSELDKLQESIVMTLCNMERIFLPSFFTIMVHLMVHLVEEVKLGGPVHYRWMYPLERSFVRLKALVRNRAFPEGSIAEGYLAQECLTFCSRFLEGTTRFTRPSRNPAPSEKIKDLYMFNSAGEPIGKAIPVGQFNSRLLIQAHRYVLRHCDELADFRKEFVAEENSKRCESAKLTEADSTKLINGHFADWLEQKVLQSDGPNITEKVRALAAKPKRYGVRYSGYVINGFRFHTMSHDSGHVTQNSGVVNIAENGVRYYGRLTDIFELSYNDYKVVFFNCDWYDVYHKVGIQTDEFGFILVNKSRKIHTGDQLEDDPFVFSSQVQQVFYVQDPKAELWNVVVE